From the Paenibacillus sp. FSL H8-0548 genome, one window contains:
- a CDS encoding HAMP domain-containing methyl-accepting chemotaxis protein, with the protein MFRMKDKSLVVTSSIVLALLLIIVIGVTEYLSYNTQKKAYYDEIERIGQTLSYQIEADREMLALGYSEIAAGNYDDNDNSKQLQKYLDAMVENDIVANAYIYMPEIVEQEGTNALTMLQSSAQLKADGLGPGAVYQMTFTLEESVNKAFKDGTAITDLVIDKYGQWLTFFSTLTDSSGKTIGLFGIDVEYQKIDTALSTLLWKSIGIAVLLSAIAIGIIIVLIRIVLKPLKRLAVVASLAAQGDLTLSVPVSGSNEIAQVAIAFNQMIASLRQLTSSIRTTSDEVAGSAFNMQQSAEQTSRATEEVTEAIQEVASGSETQLQSFQECQRAMTEMTIGIQRIAESTSSVSDLAAETSTLAVAGEAVIEQTLDQMQTIETNVVATVATLRELEEQSNQIGHILAMIGDVATQTNLLALNASIEAARAGEHGKGFAVVAHEIRKLAERSKESSEQIGTILHSIGNYTSTALSSMEQSADAARTGSSVSGQAGESFRTIVASIRDVSSQVQEVSAASEQMSAGSEQIAASLDELETITASAAGNSQRVAAASEEQLASMQEVASSSEQLRNLASSLQEAIGRFKT; encoded by the coding sequence ATGTTTCGTATGAAGGACAAAAGCTTAGTCGTTACCAGCTCCATTGTGTTAGCCCTGCTATTAATCATTGTTATTGGCGTTACGGAGTATTTGTCCTACAACACGCAAAAAAAAGCTTATTATGATGAGATCGAACGAATAGGTCAAACCCTCAGCTACCAAATCGAAGCTGATCGTGAAATGCTTGCATTAGGCTATAGCGAGATAGCTGCCGGAAATTACGATGATAACGACAATTCCAAGCAGCTACAGAAGTATCTTGATGCCATGGTTGAGAACGATATTGTCGCTAACGCCTACATCTATATGCCTGAGATCGTGGAGCAGGAAGGCACTAATGCGCTTACCATGCTGCAAAGCAGTGCGCAGCTGAAAGCGGACGGCCTAGGACCCGGAGCCGTTTATCAAATGACGTTCACATTGGAAGAGAGTGTGAATAAAGCCTTTAAGGATGGCACTGCTATCACAGACTTAGTCATAGATAAGTACGGTCAGTGGTTGACATTTTTCTCTACCTTAACAGATTCTAGCGGCAAGACCATCGGCTTATTCGGCATAGATGTTGAATACCAAAAAATTGATACAGCCTTGTCCACATTGCTGTGGAAGAGTATCGGGATAGCAGTACTTCTATCCGCTATTGCTATCGGCATTATTATTGTACTTATTCGTATCGTGCTGAAGCCGCTCAAAAGACTTGCGGTAGTTGCCTCGCTGGCAGCACAAGGAGACTTAACCCTCTCCGTGCCCGTCAGTGGCAGCAACGAAATTGCACAAGTTGCTATAGCATTTAACCAAATGATCGCCAGCCTGCGCCAGCTGACCAGCAGCATTCGTACGACATCGGACGAGGTTGCCGGCTCTGCCTTCAACATGCAGCAAAGCGCCGAACAGACCTCAAGAGCTACTGAAGAAGTAACCGAAGCTATCCAAGAGGTTGCATCCGGCTCCGAGACACAGCTGCAAAGCTTCCAAGAGTGCCAGCGTGCGATGACGGAAATGACCATCGGCATTCAGCGAATCGCGGAATCAACGTCCTCCGTATCCGATCTTGCTGCCGAGACTTCCACGCTTGCTGTTGCAGGCGAAGCTGTTATCGAGCAAACGCTCGATCAAATGCAAACGATTGAAACCAATGTCGTAGCAACGGTTGCTACCTTACGTGAGCTGGAGGAGCAAAGCAATCAAATCGGTCATATTCTAGCCATGATCGGCGATGTAGCCACTCAAACCAACCTGCTCGCTCTTAATGCTTCTATAGAAGCAGCACGTGCTGGCGAGCATGGCAAAGGCTTCGCCGTCGTTGCCCACGAAATAAGAAAGCTGGCAGAGCGCTCTAAAGAATCTTCTGAACAAATCGGTACGATCCTGCACAGCATTGGAAACTATACATCGACTGCATTATCCTCTATGGAACAATCCGCTGATGCGGCACGCACTGGCTCAAGCGTTTCGGGCCAAGCGGGCGAATCATTCCGCACCATTGTTGCTTCCATCCGCGACGTATCCTCTCAAGTACAGGAGGTTTCCGCAGCATCGGAGCAAATGTCCGCTGGCAGTGAACAGATCGCCGCCTCGCTCGATGAGCTTGAGACGATAACAGCGAGTGCCGCTGGCAATTCACAGCGCGTAGCTGCTGCTTCCGAGGAGCAGCTTGCCTCCATGCAGGAGGTTGCAAGCTCATCCGAGCAGCTTCGTAATTTGGCTTCCAGCCTGCAAGAGGCCATTGGACGGTTCAAAACCTAA
- a CDS encoding ABC transporter ATP-binding protein, producing the protein MGNTGKRLFQYAMLYKKPIILALLLLILAVCAELAGPLIAKRMIDQNILGIEKKWHEVEAKQDYAVFYKDKWYKREDHFAASGSEPKGKEVRVLQIGRKFYWLDDALAFEQGKRVIEGNTLTVTEKESGKQASYPVTELTNPELYEFYKPEFPALLKLAAMYFGFLLLVAVFTYGQRLMLQTSANRIVRKLRTDIFAHTQRLPVNYYDNLSAGQVVSRVTNDTEAIRELYVAVLANFFTGIIYMAAIYGALFLLDVRLALIALPLVPILIVWIIVYRKFAARYNRIIRAKLSEINGMINESIQGMTIIQAFRRQKETNKEFEEMNEHYYTYQNKLLSLNSITSHNLVNVVRNILFIIVIWMFWGDSLRGAVSVGVLYAFVDYMNRMFAPIVGIVNQLSNLETARVSAERVFKLMDEEGIDVVSGKMDRYKGDVQFEDVSFAYKKDEYVLKHISFHARQGETVALVGHTGSGKSSILNLLFRFYDSNEGKIRVDGTDVRDMPKQLLRQHMGIVLQDPFLFTGTIASNISLDNPEISREKIEQSLRDVGAYDMFSQLTGGIDAPVIEKGSTLSAGQRQLISFARALAYDPAILILDEATASIDTETEAIIQEALDVLKKGRTTFVIAHRLSTIRNADQILVLDRGVIVERGSHDELMEQQGKYFAMYQLQLGAALSA; encoded by the coding sequence ATGGGCAATACAGGAAAACGATTGTTTCAATACGCCATGCTATATAAAAAACCGATTATTCTTGCGCTGCTGCTACTCATATTAGCCGTATGCGCAGAGCTTGCAGGCCCGCTGATCGCCAAACGGATGATCGACCAAAATATTCTCGGCATCGAGAAGAAGTGGCATGAGGTTGAGGCGAAGCAGGACTATGCGGTTTTTTATAAAGATAAATGGTATAAGCGCGAGGATCACTTTGCAGCTAGCGGTTCAGAGCCAAAGGGCAAAGAGGTTCGCGTGCTGCAGATTGGTCGCAAGTTTTATTGGCTGGACGATGCGCTAGCTTTCGAGCAGGGCAAGCGTGTCATCGAAGGGAATACGTTGACCGTGACAGAGAAGGAGTCTGGGAAGCAGGCTTCCTATCCGGTAACGGAGCTCACGAATCCGGAGCTTTATGAGTTTTATAAGCCTGAGTTTCCGGCGTTGCTGAAGCTTGCAGCTATGTATTTTGGTTTCTTGCTGCTGGTGGCGGTATTCACCTACGGACAGCGATTGATGCTGCAGACGTCTGCGAACCGCATCGTACGCAAGCTGCGCACCGATATTTTTGCACATACGCAGCGGTTGCCCGTCAATTATTATGATAATTTATCGGCGGGGCAGGTCGTCTCGCGGGTGACGAATGATACAGAAGCGATTCGTGAGCTGTACGTCGCGGTTTTGGCGAATTTTTTCACAGGCATTATTTATATGGCAGCGATCTATGGAGCTTTGTTCCTGCTGGATGTTCGACTAGCGCTAATTGCACTGCCGTTAGTTCCAATTCTAATCGTATGGATTATCGTCTATCGGAAGTTTGCTGCGCGTTACAACCGTATTATTCGCGCCAAGCTGAGCGAAATTAATGGCATGATCAATGAATCGATTCAAGGGATGACCATTATTCAGGCGTTCCGCCGTCAGAAGGAGACGAATAAGGAATTTGAAGAAATGAACGAGCATTATTATACGTATCAAAATAAACTGCTCAGCTTAAATTCCATTACGTCGCATAATTTAGTCAATGTCGTTCGGAACATTTTATTTATAATCGTGATTTGGATGTTCTGGGGCGATTCGCTGCGCGGAGCGGTATCTGTCGGTGTCCTTTACGCCTTCGTTGATTATATGAACCGCATGTTTGCACCGATTGTCGGTATCGTAAACCAGCTATCCAATCTGGAGACAGCACGTGTCTCTGCAGAACGTGTCTTCAAGCTGATGGACGAGGAAGGCATTGATGTCGTTTCTGGCAAGATGGATCGCTATAAGGGTGATGTGCAATTCGAGGATGTTTCGTTTGCGTATAAGAAGGATGAATACGTTCTGAAGCATATTTCCTTCCATGCCCGTCAAGGGGAGACTGTTGCGCTCGTAGGCCACACCGGATCTGGGAAGAGCTCGATATTAAATCTGCTGTTCCGCTTCTATGATTCCAATGAAGGAAAAATTAGGGTAGACGGTACGGATGTGCGCGATATGCCGAAGCAGCTGCTAAGGCAGCATATGGGTATTGTTCTGCAGGATCCGTTTCTATTTACGGGAACGATTGCTTCCAACATCAGCTTGGATAATCCTGAGATAAGTCGGGAAAAGATTGAACAGTCGCTCCGCGACGTTGGCGCGTATGATATGTTCAGTCAGCTCACAGGCGGCATTGACGCACCGGTAATTGAGAAGGGCAGCACGCTGTCTGCAGGCCAGAGGCAGTTGATCTCATTTGCACGAGCGCTAGCCTATGATCCAGCTATTCTCATATTGGATGAAGCAACAGCTAGCATCGATACGGAGACGGAAGCGATTATTCAAGAAGCGCTTGATGTATTGAAGAAAGGGCGTACGACGTTTGTTATTGCGCATCGTCTATCCACCATTCGGAATGCAGATCAAATTCTTGTGCTTGATCGCGGTGTAATTGTAGAGCGTGGCAGTCATGATGAGCTTATGGAGCAGCAGGGCAAATATTTCGCCATGTATCAGCTGCAGCTAGGTGCTGCATTGTCGGCATAA
- a CDS encoding ABC transporter transmembrane domain-containing protein translates to MFSVLKKLSWFFKSNWKRYTVAISLLVITGFIDVIPPWLIGYTIDGIHQDLLGQADFNRILYGWIAITIVGYVITYVWHYKLFGGAFVLEKLLRSRLMGHFLKMTPTFYERNRTGDLMARSTNDLGAVATTAGFGILTLIDSTLFMITILIVMAGLISIKLTLAALLPLPLMALAMSFYGKKIHERFMDAQNAFGELNDQVLESVSGVRVIRAFVQEEANEERFGAKTNEVLSKNIAVARIDALFEPTMKILVGTSYLIGLCYGGYLVFHNEITLGELVSFNVFLGMLIWPMFAIGELINIMQRGNASLDRVSETLGYKPDVNDASVPVRVEEPTSLSFSKVTFRYPSSTVDNLSKVSFTLHQGQTLGIVGRTGSGKTTLLKQLLREYPLGSGDISISGASLNRVKIDDLLGWIGYVPQQPVLFSKTIRENIFFGLKEGTEKDLQRALERASFAKDIKFLPDGLETMVGERGVALSGGQKQRVSIARALIADPEILLMDDALSAVDGKTEAEIIEGIRTERAGKTTLITTHRLSAVQHADWIIVLDEGKVVQEGTHEQLLESGGWYREQYDRQQLEATIET, encoded by the coding sequence ATGTTTAGTGTACTCAAAAAGTTAAGCTGGTTTTTTAAATCGAATTGGAAGCGTTATACCGTAGCGATCTCGCTGCTTGTGATTACAGGGTTTATCGATGTCATTCCGCCATGGCTCATCGGCTATACGATTGATGGTATTCATCAGGATTTGCTCGGTCAGGCTGACTTCAATCGGATACTTTATGGTTGGATAGCCATTACGATTGTCGGCTATGTTATTACGTACGTCTGGCACTATAAGCTGTTTGGCGGTGCCTTCGTACTGGAGAAGCTGCTTAGATCACGATTAATGGGACATTTTCTAAAAATGACTCCTACTTTCTACGAACGCAATCGTACGGGTGATCTGATGGCCCGCTCGACCAATGACCTTGGGGCCGTTGCGACGACTGCAGGCTTTGGCATATTGACGCTCATTGATTCGACTTTGTTTATGATTACGATTCTAATTGTAATGGCAGGTCTCATTAGCATCAAGCTGACGCTTGCCGCATTACTGCCACTGCCGCTTATGGCACTGGCGATGAGCTTTTATGGCAAAAAAATTCATGAGCGCTTTATGGATGCACAAAATGCATTCGGTGAGCTCAACGATCAGGTGCTGGAATCCGTATCCGGGGTTAGAGTGATAAGAGCCTTTGTACAGGAGGAAGCAAACGAAGAGCGCTTTGGCGCTAAGACAAACGAGGTACTCAGCAAAAATATCGCCGTAGCACGTATTGACGCATTGTTCGAGCCTACGATGAAAATTCTTGTGGGAACGAGCTATTTGATCGGGCTTTGTTATGGCGGTTACTTAGTTTTCCACAATGAGATCACACTTGGTGAATTGGTATCCTTTAACGTATTTCTTGGCATGCTGATCTGGCCGATGTTCGCCATCGGCGAGCTTATCAATATTATGCAGCGCGGCAATGCTTCGCTCGATCGTGTTAGTGAGACGCTTGGCTATAAGCCGGACGTTAATGATGCAAGTGTACCTGTTCGGGTGGAGGAGCCTACCTCATTATCCTTTAGCAAGGTTACATTCCGTTATCCGTCCTCTACCGTCGATAACCTGAGCAAAGTATCCTTTACGCTGCATCAAGGTCAGACTCTCGGCATCGTTGGCAGAACCGGCAGCGGCAAGACGACACTACTTAAGCAGCTGCTTCGCGAATACCCGCTCGGCAGCGGGGACATCAGCATATCCGGGGCATCGCTTAACCGTGTGAAAATTGATGATTTACTTGGCTGGATTGGTTATGTGCCGCAGCAGCCAGTTCTCTTCTCCAAGACGATTCGCGAAAATATCTTTTTTGGCCTCAAAGAGGGAACCGAGAAGGATTTGCAGCGCGCGCTTGAGCGGGCTTCGTTCGCCAAGGATATTAAATTTTTGCCGGATGGCCTGGAGACGATGGTTGGGGAGCGGGGCGTTGCGCTGTCTGGTGGACAGAAGCAGCGTGTCAGCATTGCCCGCGCATTAATTGCCGATCCGGAAATATTGCTCATGGATGATGCGTTGTCAGCGGTTGACGGGAAGACGGAGGCTGAGATTATTGAAGGCATTCGTACGGAAAGAGCAGGCAAGACCACGCTCATTACGACGCACCGGCTGTCAGCCGTGCAGCATGCCGATTGGATCATCGTCTTAGACGAGGGCAAAGTCGTGCAGGAAGGCACACATGAGCAATTGTTAGAGAGTGGCGGCTGGTATCGTGAGCAATATGATCGCCAGCAGCTTGAGGCTACTATTGAAACGTAA